In Psychrobacter sp. JCM 18902, a single window of DNA contains:
- the bamB gene encoding outer membrane protein assembly factor BamB, whose protein sequence is MTQSIRSSKISKAKTIKSTVMHVAVLAVMGTAVIGCNRGIKPVVNDPVKLVQIAEPISVLQPVFSTDIGNKKASKKDPLDLEVGYVNGQIVTASRGGDLTGFNSAGERLWSINVGDQITGGVALDALSQTAIISTRGGQVMAFDSVTGAKRWQKQLSGSVLTPALITNNRVILSANDGFLHGLSLQTGQSVWQFATQVPAISVRGSAAPTLLDSKTALLATADGRLHAVTTDSGLPQWSRRVGVGTGSSEVERMSDVDGTPIVDKNQLFAISYSGQLLGIDLASRQVMFVNELASLKSLAVNNQQVIGTSLEGKVVAYNRSNGEVLWESEELAYRHLTNPVMIGNYIAVGDFDGMVHLFDPASGKIVSRVQTKGALSSLQVQGSRLMTQSTSGQVAIWQLAR, encoded by the coding sequence ATGACTCAATCTATTCGCTCTAGCAAGATATCAAAAGCTAAAACCATCAAATCGACGGTGATGCATGTGGCAGTATTGGCAGTGATGGGCACTGCAGTGATTGGGTGTAATCGCGGTATTAAACCCGTCGTCAATGATCCAGTCAAGCTGGTACAGATTGCTGAGCCTATCAGTGTGTTGCAACCGGTTTTTAGCACAGATATTGGCAATAAAAAAGCCAGTAAGAAAGATCCATTAGACTTGGAAGTAGGTTATGTCAATGGCCAAATCGTCACTGCATCGCGCGGTGGGGACTTGACCGGCTTTAACAGTGCAGGCGAACGTTTATGGTCGATCAACGTTGGCGATCAAATCACGGGCGGTGTTGCTTTAGATGCTTTAAGCCAAACAGCGATTATTAGCACACGCGGCGGTCAAGTGATGGCATTTGATAGTGTGACTGGCGCAAAACGCTGGCAGAAGCAGTTATCAGGATCAGTATTGACACCCGCTTTAATTACCAATAACCGTGTCATTCTATCAGCGAACGATGGCTTTTTACATGGCTTGTCACTACAGACAGGTCAGTCTGTCTGGCAGTTTGCCACACAAGTGCCAGCCATCAGTGTACGCGGTAGTGCGGCGCCAACGTTATTAGATAGCAAAACGGCATTATTGGCGACTGCTGATGGTCGTTTACATGCGGTGACGACTGATAGTGGTTTACCGCAGTGGTCAAGACGTGTTGGCGTTGGCACTGGTAGTAGTGAAGTTGAGCGCATGAGTGATGTCGATGGTACGCCGATCGTCGATAAAAACCAGCTATTTGCCATCAGTTATAGTGGTCAGTTATTAGGTATTGATTTGGCTTCGCGTCAAGTCATGTTTGTCAACGAGCTTGCCAGCTTAAAGTCACTTGCTGTAAATAACCAGCAAGTGATTGGTACCAGCTTAGAGGGCAAAGTGGTTGCCTATAATCGCAGTAATGGTGAGGTTCTTTGGGAAAGTGAAGAGCTGGCTTATCGTCATTTAACCAATCCTGTAATGATTGGCAATTATATTGCCGTGGGTGATTTTGACGGCATGGTACACTTATTCGATCCAGCTAGCGGTAAAATCGTTAGCCGTGTACAAACTAAGGGTGCTTTGAGTAGCTTGCAAGTACAAGGCAGCCGCTTGATGACACAGAGCACATCAGGACAGGTTGCTATTTGGCAGTTAGCCCGCTAA
- a CDS encoding helix-turn-helix domain-containing protein — protein MTTPSLNTQSNAQGSFGAVLQQARKNKQVSLDEVAAELFILKRHLQALENENFSEMPQAAFARGFAINYAKFLGLDPVKIATSFDAAYPTELKAKSVNNTDTPLRPMGTLQRDTHNRIRFNPLLIIAVIGVIILAIFLFRMVSNASKENTEQPVSTVEDVSAIEQAQGAAINTDEMGVGASGSALNLGGDASPASLDVKLTDTAVVSITDASGSSLMSGSQTSGDYKLSGTPPFNVQIDNVDNVSIMLNQEAVALNTYAADKQADFELAP, from the coding sequence ATGACCACCCCATCATTAAACACTCAATCTAACGCTCAGGGATCATTTGGTGCCGTGTTGCAGCAAGCCCGTAAAAATAAGCAAGTCAGCTTAGACGAGGTAGCTGCCGAGTTATTTATTTTAAAGCGTCATTTGCAAGCGCTTGAGAATGAAAATTTTTCGGAGATGCCGCAAGCTGCTTTTGCCCGTGGGTTTGCCATCAATTATGCTAAGTTTTTGGGTTTAGATCCTGTAAAAATAGCGACCAGCTTTGATGCCGCTTATCCTACGGAGCTGAAAGCAAAGTCAGTGAATAACACGGATACGCCACTGCGACCTATGGGCACGTTGCAACGTGATACGCACAATCGTATTCGTTTTAACCCACTACTGATCATCGCCGTTATTGGTGTCATTATTTTAGCGATTTTCTTATTTCGCATGGTGAGTAATGCAAGTAAAGAGAATACCGAGCAGCCAGTATCGACGGTCGAAGACGTCTCAGCGATAGAGCAAGCGCAAGGGGCGGCAATCAATACTGATGAGATGGGCGTTGGTGCCTCTGGCTCTGCTCTAAACTTGGGCGGCGATGCAAGTCCAGCGTCTTTAGATGTCAAACTGACGGATACCGCCGTCGTGAGTATTACTGATGCCTCTGGTAGTAGTTTAATGAGTGGCTCGCAGACATCTGGGGATTATAAACTGTCAGGTACGCCGCCGTTTAATGTACAAATTGATAATGTTGATAATGTCAGCATAATGCTTAACCAAGAAGCAGTTGCGCTAAATACTTATGCAGCGGATAAGCAAGCCGATTTTGAGTTAGCGCCTTAA
- the pilW gene encoding type IV pilus biogenesis/stability protein PilW, with the protein MMTSRNSCQFNYQKIFSQTYKRLSTANGLGAIDPVAMSKRTVLVTALVGLLLTGCQSTPTNDLTNIAAYQTSTRPNDNRNLDQQEIARVRTSLAAQYIRKNELDTAQRQLEKAFAADSRYAPAYDMMGVLLQQEGSRLNLEKADQYFKKAITLDKDFEQAHNNYGVYLSQMKRYREAAEQFEIAGSALGYEGRIGALENLGRTYLQLGDRSAAAKAFLRALDGNRNSIIAHIELVDLLLEQQRVPQAQRLYDETLILVQGQGISPRLLLQGIKLAAAQNNITTRQQLAQQLLSAYPLSDEAKQLKTWLNNPEAPWK; encoded by the coding sequence ATGATGACTTCTAGAAATTCTTGTCAGTTCAATTATCAAAAAATATTTTCTCAGACTTATAAGCGATTGAGTACAGCGAATGGACTAGGGGCTATTGACCCAGTAGCGATGTCGAAGCGTACGGTATTAGTGACGGCGTTGGTAGGGCTGCTGCTCACTGGTTGTCAAAGCACGCCGACCAATGATTTGACAAACATCGCGGCTTATCAAACGTCTACGCGACCCAATGACAATCGTAACTTAGATCAACAAGAAATTGCTCGCGTGCGCACTTCACTTGCCGCGCAATATATCCGCAAAAATGAGCTTGATACCGCTCAGCGCCAACTCGAAAAAGCCTTTGCTGCTGATAGCCGTTACGCGCCAGCCTATGATATGATGGGCGTTTTGCTGCAGCAAGAGGGCAGTCGACTCAATCTCGAAAAAGCCGATCAGTATTTTAAAAAAGCGATCACGCTTGATAAAGATTTTGAGCAAGCCCACAATAACTATGGCGTTTATTTGTCACAAATGAAGCGCTATCGTGAGGCGGCAGAGCAGTTTGAGATTGCAGGTTCAGCATTAGGTTACGAAGGTCGTATTGGTGCGCTAGAGAATCTAGGGCGCACTTACTTACAGCTAGGGGATCGCAGTGCGGCTGCTAAAGCATTCTTGCGGGCACTTGATGGCAATCGTAATAGTATTATTGCCCATATCGAGTTGGTCGACTTATTGCTTGAGCAGCAACGTGTTCCCCAGGCTCAAAGGCTTTATGATGAAACCTTGATACTGGTGCAAGGGCAGGGCATTAGCCCGCGCTTGCTATTACAAGGTATCAAATTGGCCGCTGCACAAAATAACATAACGACGCGCCAGCAATTGGCACAGCAGCTTTTATCTGCTTATCCTTTAAGTGATGAAGCAAAACAACTTAAGACTTGGCTTAACAATCCAGAGGCACCATGGAAATGA
- the rlmN gene encoding 23S rRNA (adenine(2503)-C(2))-methyltransferase RlmN, translated as MSTAQTPIQTDVQHVPAKTTKSIKLVDEAQAKTNLLGMTQAQLAEYFKSIGEKPFRSTQVIKWIYQQGVTDFEQMTNLSKSLRDKLSANACVIPPKVIHRQYSDDGTRKWVFEVTGGSLVETVLIPADDSKLNGRKTLCVSSQVGCALDCSFCSTGKQGFERDLTAAEILGQLWVANASYMTDENDSLEKVDHSLWENNVTNVVMMGMGEPLLNYRPVVSSMELMLSDHAYGLSKRRVTLSTSGVVPKMYELAQELDVALAISLHAPNDELRNELVPINKKYPLEQLMAAARNYVFEVNPRHKKHVTIEYVMLDGVNDSNEHAEQLVALLGDLPSKINLIPFNPFPHANYDKSSNNRIHAFSNILSEAGFVCTIRQTRGDDIDAACGQLVGQVADRTRRSAAWQQSIKDRESV; from the coding sequence ATGTCAACTGCTCAAACTCCTATTCAAACTGACGTCCAACACGTACCTGCTAAGACTACTAAGAGTATAAAATTAGTAGACGAGGCGCAGGCGAAAACCAATCTACTAGGTATGACACAAGCGCAGCTGGCGGAATACTTTAAGAGTATTGGCGAAAAGCCGTTTCGCTCGACGCAAGTCATTAAGTGGATATATCAGCAGGGTGTCACTGATTTTGAGCAAATGACCAATCTGAGTAAATCTTTGCGTGATAAATTATCAGCCAATGCCTGCGTCATTCCGCCAAAAGTGATTCATCGTCAATACAGCGATGATGGTACGCGTAAATGGGTATTTGAAGTCACGGGTGGCTCGTTGGTCGAGACCGTATTGATTCCCGCAGATGATAGTAAATTAAACGGTCGTAAAACCTTGTGTGTCTCTTCGCAAGTGGGCTGTGCGCTCGACTGTAGCTTTTGTAGTACGGGTAAGCAGGGCTTTGAGCGCGATTTGACGGCGGCTGAGATTCTTGGACAGTTATGGGTGGCAAATGCCTCTTATATGACCGATGAAAATGATAGTTTAGAAAAAGTTGACCATAGTTTATGGGAAAACAACGTCACCAACGTCGTCATGATGGGTATGGGCGAGCCGTTATTAAACTATCGTCCCGTTGTCAGCTCGATGGAATTGATGCTCAGTGACCATGCTTATGGTTTATCAAAACGCCGCGTTACTTTGTCGACTTCAGGTGTGGTGCCAAAAATGTACGAGTTGGCACAGGAGCTTGACGTGGCTTTAGCGATTTCATTGCACGCACCAAACGACGAGCTGCGTAATGAATTAGTGCCGATCAATAAAAAATATCCATTAGAGCAGCTCATGGCGGCAGCGAGAAATTACGTTTTTGAAGTCAATCCGCGCCACAAAAAACACGTGACTATTGAATATGTGATGCTAGATGGTGTCAATGATAGTAATGAGCATGCTGAGCAATTGGTCGCATTATTGGGCGATTTACCGAGTAAGATTAACTTGATACCATTTAACCCGTTCCCTCATGCAAATTATGATAAGTCGAGTAATAATCGTATTCATGCCTTTAGCAACATATTAAGTGAAGCAGGTTTTGTTTGTACCATACGTCAAACACGCGGTGATGATATTGATGCGGCATGTGGTCAATTGGTTGGGCAAGTGGCTGACAGAACCCGTCGTTCAGCCGCGTGGCAGCAAAGCATCAAGGATCGTGAAAGTGTTTAG
- the hisS gene encoding histidine--tRNA ligase has product MIKAIKGFNDILPDQSAKWLHLEAILAEVLGRYGFEHIRLPIVEQTDLFARAIGGATDIVEKEMYSFTDKSEPPTPLALRPEGTAGAVRAVIEHNLLRGDTPKLWYIGPMFRYERPQKGRYRQFHQIGVESFGSALPDADAELIAMTHLMWQELGLKDEMRLQLNSLGELDERYAYREALVAYLTDKKDQLDEDSKRRLTTNPLRILDSKEASTQALLVDAPKLADFLGEESVAHFEQVQAYLTELGINFEINPHLVRGLDYYNKTVFEWVTDKLGSQATVCAGGRYDGLIGQLKSIGTDGNKQVKSEPAVGFAMGLERLLLLMEAVAPIADVPACDVFVVAHPEVYSAGIGYAQRLRYSRPDIRVKMASATSLKAQMKKADKSGAALTVIIAQQELDDNTLSVKDMQTGEQQTVATDWLSSKENFIRQ; this is encoded by the coding sequence ATGATTAAAGCTATCAAAGGGTTTAATGATATTTTGCCTGATCAGTCCGCAAAATGGCTGCATTTAGAAGCGATATTGGCTGAAGTACTGGGCAGATACGGCTTTGAGCATATTCGCTTGCCAATCGTTGAGCAAACCGATTTGTTTGCGCGTGCCATTGGCGGCGCGACTGATATTGTCGAAAAAGAGATGTATAGCTTTACCGATAAGTCTGAGCCACCAACGCCGTTGGCTCTACGCCCTGAAGGTACAGCAGGGGCGGTGCGTGCTGTGATTGAGCATAACTTGCTGCGCGGTGATACGCCTAAATTATGGTATATCGGTCCAATGTTTCGCTATGAGCGTCCACAAAAAGGTCGTTATCGTCAGTTTCATCAAATAGGTGTTGAAAGCTTTGGTAGTGCCTTACCAGATGCTGACGCTGAGCTGATCGCGATGACCCATCTGATGTGGCAGGAGTTGGGTCTAAAGGATGAGATGCGCTTGCAACTCAATAGTCTAGGCGAGCTGGATGAGCGTTATGCTTATCGCGAAGCATTGGTTGCTTATTTAACCGATAAAAAAGATCAGCTGGATGAAGACAGCAAGCGCCGCTTGACCACCAATCCGCTACGTATTTTAGATAGCAAAGAAGCAAGCACCCAAGCTCTATTGGTAGACGCGCCTAAGCTTGCTGACTTTTTAGGTGAAGAAAGCGTGGCGCATTTTGAGCAAGTACAAGCCTATTTAACAGAGCTGGGTATTAATTTTGAGATCAATCCACACTTAGTACGCGGTCTTGATTATTATAACAAAACGGTTTTTGAGTGGGTGACCGACAAGCTTGGTAGCCAAGCGACTGTTTGTGCAGGCGGCCGTTATGATGGTTTGATTGGGCAACTAAAATCCATCGGTACTGATGGCAATAAGCAAGTAAAATCTGAGCCTGCTGTTGGATTTGCCATGGGGCTTGAGCGTTTGTTATTGTTAATGGAAGCGGTTGCGCCGATTGCTGATGTTCCCGCTTGCGATGTTTTCGTGGTTGCGCATCCAGAAGTTTATAGTGCGGGTATTGGCTATGCCCAACGCCTACGCTATAGTCGCCCAGATATTCGGGTGAAAATGGCGAGTGCGACGAGCCTAAAAGCGCAAATGAAGAAAGCCGATAAGTCAGGTGCTGCATTGACCGTTATTATTGCGCAGCAAGAGCTGGATGATAATACCCTCAGCGTTAAAGACATGCAGACGGGCGAACAACAGACGGTTGCGACAGATTGGTTGTCGAGCAAAGAAAATTTTATCCGTCAGTAA
- a CDS encoding YfgM family protein, protein MALTPNSPNADNSMQALKQYGSYIVTAILLALAAYFGWTYWQDNHARVDTVAADHYADIQRLNEEVSLASQNPDLEAEAQAALAQSRTQLNKDIDALVSKHGESVYAWQALMIKARQQVDNNEFTEASETLKKALAIDLGDAGLQAITRLRYATTLLAAGDTDAALAEANNDMPSSFEASQQELLGDIYLAQDNKDSAIKSYNNAWELLRNRQETRAVLALKMESLGIVPEPIDEPVSLIQESSNPAQPLVEENAAAEVAQ, encoded by the coding sequence ATGGCTCTGACACCCAATTCGCCGAATGCAGACAATTCAATGCAAGCGTTAAAGCAGTATGGCAGCTATATTGTCACTGCGATTTTGTTGGCACTGGCCGCTTATTTTGGTTGGACATATTGGCAGGACAACCATGCGCGCGTAGACACCGTTGCAGCAGATCATTATGCAGACATTCAGCGGTTGAATGAAGAAGTCAGTTTGGCCTCACAAAACCCTGATTTGGAAGCAGAAGCACAAGCAGCACTTGCCCAAAGTCGCACCCAGCTAAATAAAGATATTGATGCGCTAGTCAGCAAGCATGGTGAGTCGGTTTACGCTTGGCAGGCACTGATGATTAAAGCGCGTCAGCAAGTAGATAATAATGAATTTACCGAAGCAAGTGAAACCCTCAAAAAAGCATTGGCTATTGACTTAGGTGATGCAGGTTTACAGGCAATTACTCGTTTGCGCTATGCGACAACGTTACTAGCGGCAGGCGATACGGATGCTGCATTAGCAGAAGCCAACAATGATATGCCAAGCTCATTTGAAGCCAGCCAACAAGAGTTGTTAGGGGATATTTATTTGGCACAAGATAATAAAGACTCAGCGATCAAGTCTTACAATAATGCTTGGGAGTTGTTACGCAATCGTCAAGAGACGCGTGCAGTATTGGCATTAAAGATGGAGAGTCTGGGCATCGTACCTGAGCCTATCGACGAACCAGTCAGTCTGATTCAAGAGTCAAGTAATCCTGCACAGCCCTTGGTGGAAGAAAATGCTGCTGCCGAGGTTGCGCAATAA
- the ispG gene encoding flavodoxin-dependent (E)-4-hydroxy-3-methylbut-2-enyl-diphosphate synthase, producing MSTSAPINRRLTKKIYVGDVAIGGDAPISVQSMTNTDTCDVAATVAQIERCVEAGADLMRVSTPTMDTVKAFGEIRKLVSVPLIADVHFDHKIALAVAEAGADCLRINPGNIGSDAKVREVVACAKYYNIPIRIGVNAGSLEKDIQRKYTEPTGEAMLESAMRHIDILDRLNFDQYKVSVKASNVFLTLDAYRLISAQIDNPLHLGVTEAGVYRTGAVKSAIALGGLLLDGIGDTIRISLAAEPEEEIKIGFDILKSLNIRSNGVNFIACPSCSRQEFDVIRVMTALESRLEDIREPMNLSVIGCKVNGPGEAKEADIGIVGAAPRSLVYRMGEKSHLIDTDNLVDEIEGMVRAHAEDLAKKRENEIIRVK from the coding sequence ATGTCAACGTCAGCGCCTATTAACCGTCGCCTTACCAAAAAAATATATGTCGGTGATGTCGCGATTGGTGGTGATGCGCCGATTAGTGTGCAGAGTATGACCAATACAGATACTTGCGATGTGGCAGCAACTGTCGCCCAAATCGAACGCTGCGTTGAAGCTGGTGCGGATTTGATGCGGGTGTCGACGCCAACGATGGATACGGTCAAAGCTTTTGGCGAAATTCGTAAGCTGGTCAGTGTGCCTTTGATAGCTGATGTGCATTTCGACCACAAAATTGCGTTAGCAGTTGCCGAAGCAGGGGCTGACTGTCTGCGTATTAATCCAGGTAACATCGGTAGCGATGCCAAAGTACGTGAAGTGGTCGCCTGTGCCAAATATTACAATATCCCTATTCGTATCGGTGTCAATGCAGGCTCGCTCGAAAAAGACATTCAGCGCAAATATACCGAGCCAACTGGCGAGGCGATGCTTGAATCAGCCATGCGCCATATTGATATATTAGATCGTCTAAATTTTGATCAATATAAAGTATCGGTTAAAGCCAGCAATGTGTTTTTGACCTTGGATGCGTATCGCCTGATTTCTGCCCAAATTGATAATCCGCTGCATTTAGGCGTCACCGAGGCGGGCGTTTATCGTACGGGCGCGGTTAAATCTGCGATTGCACTGGGCGGTTTATTATTAGATGGCATCGGTGATACCATTCGTATCTCACTGGCGGCAGAGCCTGAAGAAGAAATTAAAATCGGCTTTGATATTTTAAAATCGCTCAATATACGTTCTAATGGTGTCAACTTTATTGCGTGCCCAAGCTGCTCGCGCCAAGAGTTTGATGTGATTAGAGTCATGACCGCTTTAGAGTCGCGCTTAGAAGACATTCGTGAACCGATGAACCTGTCTGTGATCGGCTGTAAGGTAAATGGTCCTGGTGAAGCGAAAGAGGCCGATATTGGCATTGTTGGTGCCGCACCAAGATCCTTGGTATATCGTATGGGTGAAAAAAGCCATCTTATCGATACCGACAATTTGGTCGATGAAATAGAAGGTATGGTACGTGCACATGCCGAAGATTTGGCTAAAAAACGCGAAAATGAAATTATCCGCGTAAAATAA